A single window of Alphaproteobacteria bacterium DNA harbors:
- a CDS encoding iron-containing alcohol dehydrogenase has protein sequence MSDRPSFRAAGHAWRLYVGPGVLEQSLGEAMDRAGARRAFVICSPSVNRRTDTVQRIAATLGGRYAGVYDGIEKDSTYASVRAAADAAREAGADLLIAAGGGSVVVAVRVVAIYLAETGSPFDLMTQYPEGKPAYSPRLMAPKLPIVNVPTTPNSAVNRAGSGLKNPDLDHRMEYFDPKTRPHSVFLDEAVLLSSPAEVVRSTAATVFAGTLSALSQTGQNPLVDGDHRQAFRLAHNAYLRLMDEPDNAALRIDLALAAFLQNRAEDDGRRRFAGGPFSGNYAVSTALHVRYPSVGQGESTSVLHATALRLAEGVDAEAAGRVADGLGVRHDGMGTAETAAAVADRLEAIYAGTGMPTRVGQLGIPEDDLPNIAAETVKNFNFNRGARSAEQQVADALRLLRAAW, from the coding sequence ATGTCCGACCGTCCCTCGTTTCGCGCCGCCGGCCATGCCTGGCGGCTCTATGTCGGCCCGGGCGTGCTGGAACAGTCCCTGGGCGAGGCGATGGACCGGGCCGGCGCCCGGCGCGCTTTCGTCATCTGCTCGCCCTCGGTCAACCGGCGCACCGACACGGTGCAGCGGATCGCGGCGACGCTGGGCGGGCGCTATGCCGGCGTCTATGACGGGATCGAGAAGGACTCGACCTATGCCAGCGTCCGGGCCGCCGCCGACGCCGCTCGCGAGGCCGGGGCCGACCTGCTGATCGCCGCCGGCGGCGGCAGCGTGGTGGTGGCGGTGCGGGTGGTGGCGATCTATCTGGCGGAGACCGGCTCACCGTTCGACCTGATGACGCAATACCCGGAGGGCAAGCCTGCCTACAGCCCGCGGCTGATGGCGCCGAAACTGCCCATCGTCAACGTGCCGACGACGCCGAACAGCGCGGTGAACCGGGCGGGCTCCGGCCTGAAGAACCCGGACCTGGACCACCGCATGGAGTATTTCGACCCCAAGACGCGGCCGCACTCGGTGTTCCTGGACGAGGCGGTGCTGCTGTCCTCGCCGGCGGAGGTGGTGCGCTCGACCGCGGCGACGGTGTTCGCCGGCACGCTGTCGGCGCTGTCGCAGACCGGGCAGAACCCGCTGGTCGACGGCGACCACCGCCAGGCCTTCCGCCTGGCGCACAACGCCTATCTGCGGCTGATGGACGAGCCCGACAATGCGGCGCTGCGCATCGACCTGGCGCTGGCCGCCTTCCTGCAGAACCGGGCGGAGGATGACGGGCGGCGGCGCTTTGCCGGCGGGCCGTTCAGCGGCAATTACGCGGTCTCCACCGCGCTGCACGTGCGCTATCCGAGCGTCGGCCAGGGCGAAAGCACGTCGGTGTTGCATGCGACGGCGCTCAGGCTCGCCGAGGGCGTGGACGCCGAGGCGGCAGGGCGGGTGGCGGATGGGCTCGGCGTGCGGCACGATGGCATGGGCACCGCCGAAACCGCCGCGGCGGTGGCGGACCGGCTGGAGGCGATCTATGCCGGCACCGGCATGCCGACCCGCGTCGGCCAGCTCGGCATTCCCGAGGACGACCTGCCGAACATCGCGGCCGAGACGGTGAAGAACTTCAACTTCAACCGCGGCGCCCGCTCGGCCGAGCAGCAGGTGGCCGATGCGCTGCGGCTGTTGCGGGCCGCCTGGTAG
- a CDS encoding amidohydrolase family protein, translated as MSHSQTAKSQTATSQNAGWLDQVREDALEPDLAIIDPHHHLWDRNTSFIQNRYLMDEIQDDLGSGHNVVSTVFVECDSMYRADGPEALRPVGEVEFVNGIAAMAASGGYGRTQVAKAIIGHADLLLGADVKAVLEALQAAAPERFRGIRFIGAWLEDKAVFTPPRVPGPGVYLDAKFREGFAQLAPLGLVFEAAIRHPQLPDFLDLARAFPDTCMVLDHIGGVVGVGTYAGRRDEIFASWRADMAAIARDCPNVVVKLGALNMTYCGFGWEKRPLPPTSEDLAAAYRPYYEAVIELFGPERCMFESNFPVDKVSCSYAVLWNAFKRMTAAYAPAERAALFHDTAARVYRI; from the coding sequence ATGTCGCACTCCCAGACGGCCAAATCCCAGACGGCCACATCCCAGAACGCTGGCTGGCTCGACCAGGTCCGCGAGGATGCGCTGGAGCCGGACCTGGCGATCATCGATCCGCACCACCATTTGTGGGACCGCAACACCTCGTTCATCCAGAACCGCTATCTGATGGACGAGATCCAGGACGATCTCGGCTCCGGCCACAATGTTGTTTCGACCGTGTTCGTCGAGTGCGATTCCATGTATCGCGCCGACGGGCCGGAGGCACTGCGCCCGGTGGGCGAGGTCGAGTTCGTCAACGGCATCGCCGCCATGGCCGCCTCCGGCGGATATGGGCGGACGCAGGTCGCCAAGGCGATCATCGGCCATGCGGACCTGCTGCTGGGCGCCGACGTCAAAGCGGTGCTGGAGGCGTTGCAGGCGGCCGCGCCGGAGCGCTTTCGCGGCATCCGCTTCATCGGCGCCTGGCTGGAGGACAAGGCGGTGTTCACGCCGCCGCGCGTGCCGGGGCCCGGCGTCTATCTGGACGCCAAATTCCGGGAGGGGTTCGCGCAACTGGCGCCGCTTGGCCTGGTGTTCGAGGCGGCGATCCGGCATCCGCAACTGCCGGATTTCCTCGACCTCGCCCGCGCCTTCCCCGACACATGCATGGTGCTGGACCATATTGGCGGCGTGGTCGGCGTCGGCACCTATGCCGGCCGCCGCGACGAGATATTCGCGTCCTGGCGCGCCGACATGGCCGCCATCGCGCGCGATTGCCCGAACGTCGTCGTCAAGCTCGGCGCGCTGAACATGACCTATTGCGGCTTCGGCTGGGAAAAGCGGCCGCTGCCGCCCACGAGCGAGGACCTCGCGGCTGCCTACCGACCCTATTACGAAGCCGTCATCGAGCTGTTCGGCCCCGAACGCTGCATGTTCGAGAGCAACTTCCCGGTCGACAAGGTCAGTTGCTCCTATGCGGTGCTCTGGAACGCCTTCAAGCGCATGACCGCGGCCTATGCCCCGGCCGAGCGCGCGGCGCTGTTCCACGACACCGCCGCCCGCGTCTACCGCATCTGA
- a CDS encoding LLM class flavin-dependent oxidoreductase, whose protein sequence is MQVGVLYTSHPDPKTEPYPHQGVHERVTREILEAEQLGFDSVWIAEHHFSNRYGILPDPFSYLTYLAAKTSVIKLGAAVMVVPLHHPLRIVENAAFVDILSNGRFQLGLGSGYRPYEFHGLGVSYEERRKIQAEAVPLILDGFHKKRVSAKGRYFDFDVSDEWEIFPQPIQQPHPPFYMGAGSAESIATAARNGFGLMQSTFPSVDVIREHVQHYREHMKEAPAPWNQNPAFGDVDVARMTFVAETDAKAKELSEAGITHHMKSFMAGGSTTGGYLGDISDKTDDSQFAYDNLAEHTLLHGSPDTVLRKIEAFKAAGTTSLMLHYPPYYGTEKTLDMLRLFAREVLPHVQAMDAPRLRAAE, encoded by the coding sequence ATGCAGGTAGGCGTTCTCTACACCTCCCACCCCGACCCGAAGACCGAGCCCTATCCGCACCAGGGCGTGCACGAGCGCGTCACCCGCGAAATCCTGGAAGCCGAGCAACTGGGCTTCGACAGCGTCTGGATCGCCGAACACCATTTCTCCAACCGCTATGGCATCCTGCCGGACCCGTTCAGCTATCTGACCTATCTCGCCGCCAAGACCAGCGTCATCAAGCTGGGCGCGGCGGTGATGGTGGTGCCGCTGCACCACCCGCTGCGCATCGTCGAGAACGCCGCCTTCGTCGACATTCTGAGCAATGGCCGCTTCCAGCTGGGCCTCGGCTCCGGCTACCGGCCCTATGAATTCCACGGCCTCGGCGTCTCCTACGAGGAGCGACGCAAGATCCAGGCCGAGGCCGTGCCGCTGATCCTGGACGGCTTCCACAAGAAGCGCGTCTCCGCCAAGGGCCGGTATTTCGACTTCGACGTCTCGGACGAGTGGGAAATCTTCCCGCAGCCGATCCAGCAGCCGCACCCGCCCTTCTACATGGGCGCGGGCTCGGCCGAGTCGATTGCCACGGCGGCCCGCAACGGTTTCGGCCTGATGCAGTCCACCTTCCCCAGCGTCGACGTGATCCGCGAGCATGTGCAACACTACCGCGAGCACATGAAAGAGGCGCCGGCGCCCTGGAACCAGAACCCGGCCTTCGGCGATGTCGACGTGGCGCGCATGACCTTCGTCGCCGAGACCGACGCCAAGGCGAAGGAACTCTCCGAGGCGGGCATCACCCACCACATGAAAAGCTTCATGGCCGGCGGCAGCACCACCGGCGGCTATCTGGGCGATATCTCGGACAAGACCGACGATTCCCAGTTCGCCTATGACAACCTGGCCGAGCACACCCTGCTGCACGGCTCGCCGGACACGGTCTTGCGCAAGATCGAGGCGTTCAAGGCGGCGGGCACCACCTCGCTGATGCTGCACTACCCGCCCTATTACGGCACCGAAAAGACCCTGGACATGCTGCGCCTGTTCGCCAGGGAGGTGCTGCCCCACGTCCAGGCCATGGACGCGCCGCGCCTGCGGGCGGCGGAATAG
- a CDS encoding NAD-dependent succinate-semialdehyde dehydrogenase — MYPNVQLYLNGAWVDGTGKRSIPVENPANGEVVGTVAHAERSDLDQALEAAAKGFETWRKVSAYDRSKVMRKAADLVRERADHIAKLMTLEQGKPLPEAKGEVLAAADVIDWFAEEGRRTYGRVIPARSEGVYQLVIQEPVGPVAAFTPWNFPINQVVRKLSAAIATGCSIIVKAPEETPASPAELIRAFADAGLPAGVMHLVYGVPAEISEYLIPHPVIRKISFTGSTAVGKQLAALAGLHMKRATMELGGHAPAIVFDDADVDLASKILAATKYRNAGQVCISPTRFLVQEGVYEQFVDRFVAFSKGVKVGDGMEKDTRMGPMANPRRITAMESFTADAVQHGATLRTGGNRIGNKGNFFEPTVLTDVPLDAKVMSEEPFGPMAVIAPFSSFDDVVTEANRLPYGLASYAFTRSAKTANAIAASVEAGMMTINHVGLALPEVPFGGIKDSGYGSEGGTEALEAYLNTKFVTQAGL; from the coding sequence ATGTACCCGAATGTTCAACTCTATCTGAACGGTGCCTGGGTCGATGGCACCGGCAAGCGCTCGATCCCGGTCGAGAACCCGGCCAATGGCGAGGTGGTCGGCACGGTCGCCCACGCCGAGCGGTCCGACCTGGACCAGGCGCTCGAAGCGGCGGCGAAGGGCTTCGAGACCTGGCGCAAGGTCTCCGCCTATGACCGCAGCAAGGTCATGCGCAAGGCGGCCGACCTGGTGCGCGAGCGCGCCGACCACATCGCCAAGCTCATGACGCTGGAACAGGGCAAGCCGCTGCCGGAGGCCAAGGGCGAGGTGCTGGCCGCCGCCGACGTCATCGACTGGTTCGCCGAGGAAGGCCGCCGCACCTATGGCCGCGTCATCCCGGCCCGCAGCGAGGGCGTCTATCAGCTGGTGATTCAGGAGCCGGTTGGGCCGGTGGCGGCGTTCACGCCCTGGAACTTCCCGATCAACCAGGTGGTGCGCAAGCTGTCCGCGGCCATCGCCACCGGCTGCTCGATCATCGTCAAGGCGCCGGAAGAAACCCCGGCCTCGCCGGCGGAACTGATCCGCGCCTTTGCCGACGCGGGCCTGCCGGCCGGCGTCATGCATCTGGTCTATGGCGTGCCGGCGGAGATCTCGGAATACCTGATCCCGCACCCGGTGATCCGCAAGATTTCCTTCACCGGCTCCACCGCCGTCGGCAAGCAGTTGGCGGCGCTGGCCGGCCTGCACATGAAGCGCGCCACCATGGAGTTGGGCGGCCACGCGCCGGCCATCGTCTTCGACGATGCGGACGTGGATCTGGCCAGCAAGATCCTGGCCGCCACCAAGTATCGCAATGCCGGCCAGGTTTGCATCTCGCCGACCCGCTTCCTGGTGCAGGAAGGGGTCTATGAGCAGTTCGTCGACCGGTTCGTGGCCTTCAGCAAGGGCGTGAAGGTCGGCGACGGCATGGAGAAGGACACCCGCATGGGGCCGATGGCCAACCCGCGCCGCATCACCGCCATGGAAAGCTTCACCGCCGACGCGGTGCAGCACGGCGCGACGCTGCGCACCGGCGGCAACCGCATCGGCAACAAGGGCAATTTCTTCGAGCCGACCGTGCTCACCGACGTGCCGCTCGACGCCAAGGTCATGTCGGAGGAGCCGTTCGGGCCGATGGCGGTGATCGCGCCCTTCTCCAGCTTCGACGACGTGGTGACGGAGGCGAACCGCCTGCCCTACGGCCTGGCGTCCTATGCCTTCACCCGCTCGGCCAAGACGGCGAACGCGATTGCCGCTTCCGTCGAGGCCGGCATGATGACCATCAACCATGTGGGCCTCGCCCTGCCGGAGGTGCCGTTCGGCGGCATCAAGGATTCCGGCTATGGCTCCGAAGGCGGGACGGAGGCGCTGGAAGCCTATCTGAACACCAAGTTCGTGACCCAGGCCGGGTTGTAG